The sequence TGGATGGTATAGAAGCAACAAAAAGAATTATTGAGCAATGGCCAACTGCTAAAATCATTATCGTGACAAGCTTTTTAGATGATGAGAAAGTATACCCAGCGTTAGAAGCTGGAGCAACAAGTTATATGTTAAAAACTTCCAAAGCAAATGAAATAGCAGACGCAATTCGGTCAACATATGAAGGTCAATCCATCTTAGAACCAGAGGTAACAGGGAAAATCATGAACAAAATGCGTCAAAAGCCAGTACAATACCCTCACGAATATTTAACAGAAAGAGAAAAAGAGATTTTAATGTTAATGGCAGAAGGGAAAGTGAATCAAGAAATAGCAGACGAGCTATATATTGCATTGAAAACTGTAAAGGTTCATGTAAGTAACATTTTAGGAAAGCTAGAAGTACAGGATAGAACACAAGCCGTAATTTATGCGTTTAAACATGATTTAGTAAAGTAATCATTCTTAACCCTTTATAATAAAAAATAAAGAACATAAAAGGGAATTACGAAACATTTACTAATGAAAAAGACTATGTAAGCAAAGGGTGAAGGAAATGACTAAAAAGAAAGTTGGCATATTATTTGGAGGGAAATCCTCAGAACATGAAGTATCATTACAATCCGCCAAAAATATTGTTGATGCAATTGATAAGGAGAAGTATGAGGTAGTGTTAATTGGCATCGATAAAGATGGAGGTTGGCATGTGAATGATCAATCTCAGTACTTGTTGCATGCGGAAGATCCTAAATTAATTACGTTAAATAAAACGAATGAGGGTGTAGCAGTTGTTCCAGGTAGCACAAGTAATCAAATGCTGAATCTTTCCACGACAACAAGCTTAGGTCAGTTAGATGCAGTTTTTCCAATTCTTCATGGGACGTTAGGGGAAGACGGAAGTATCCAAGGTATGTTGCGACTAGCCAACATCCCATATGTTGGTACGAATGTGTTAGGGTCAGCTATGTGCATGGATAAGGATATTACAAAGCGCTTGTTAAGGGACGCTGGTATTGGTGTAGCTAAATGGTACTCTTATAAAAAGCATCAAAAAGATCGAATCCAATTCAATGAAATGAAAGATAATCTGGGAATGCCGTTTTTTGTAAAACCAGCTAACCAAGGCTCTTCAGTAGGAGTTAGTAAAGTAAGAAGTGAAGCGGAATTTACAAAAGCTATAGAAGAAGCATTCTTATATGATTATAAAGTTATTATTGAAGAGGGTGTAGTAGGAAGAGAAATTGAATGTTCTGTATTGGGCAATGAAGAGCCTAAGGCATCCGTACCTGGAGAAATTCTGTCGTCAACTGATTTCTATTCTTACGAAACAAAGTATATCGATGAAAGTGGGGCAAAGTTAGAAATTCCTGCTTCATTAGATCAACAAACAGAAGATCGTGTTAGACAAACGGCCATCGAGGCATTTCGAGTTCTTGAATGTGAAGGATTATCACGAGTAGATGTTTTCTTAAAAGAAAATGGAGAAATTATTGTGAATGAAATCAACACATTACCAGGCTTTACGAAAATCAGCATGTATCCAAAGCTTTGGGAAGCAAGTGGTATTTCATATCCAGCACTTATTGATGAATTAATTGAGCTTGCTATCCAAAGATATGAGCGCGATGCTTCCTTGAAGAATACAAGAGAAGATTAAGAAGGAAATTTAGTAACCCTAGTACATATGACATGTACTAGGGTTTTTTCTTTAAAAGTAAAATAAGAATAAGTTTCTAGCGTGTCTAGCTCAAACTCCCAGCGCCTAGTATGCTTCCCTCGCCTCCGTACAATAAGTTAACATCGAATCACGCATGTTTTCGTGTTTCCTTAATCTCCTACGGAATCAGGTGAAGTTCGATTAAAATCGCTACATCACGTAGCAACATCGAACCAACCTACGTCGTGTAGGCCGCGGCATATACCGTCGCTAAACTGGTGCCCTAAGCTTTTGTTCTGAAGTGCAAATTAATCTTTCTTTGCTCCAAAGACTTGTCAGGCGACAGTTTTCTTCTTTTTAAATAATTGAATATTATGAATATATCTATAGACCTTAACAAACTAAAGGATAAAAGCTATACTTGGTTCCATCATAAAGCAACATATGTACATTTGAGGAGGACAAAAATGAAAATAGGACTTTTACCAAGATTAATTATTGCGATCATAATAGGAATTGGTGCTGGATTATTACTCCCTCAGTGGTGGATACAATTATTGGCTACATTTAATGGTTTATTTGGTGGCTTTCTAAATTTCATTATCCCTTTGATTATATTAGGATTTATCGCTCCAGGTATTGGTGAATTAGGGAAGGGTGCTGGAAAACTAGTGGCACTAACCACTACTGTAGCATACACATCTACTGTTGTAGCAGGGTTGTTAGCCTTCTTTAGTGGGCGTTTGTTATTTCCCACTCTATTATCATCAGGTAGTACATCAGGGAACTTTGAAAACCCGGAAGAGTTTCTTCAATCCCCGTTATTTGAAGTGAATTTAGAACCTGTGATGAGTGTAATGACAGCTCTTATTTTAGCCTTTGTCCTAGGTTTAGGATTAGCTTCTATTAATGGAACATCGCTGCAAAAAGGGTTGGTTGATTTTCGTAGCATTATTGAGAAGGTCATACATTATGTCATTATTCCTTTGCTACCTGTCCACATATTAGGGATTTTCGCGAATATGACGTATGGGGGTCAAGTGGCGATGATTATGTCCACTTTTATAAAAGTATTTGCCGTTATCATCGTACTACACGTTGTTATGCTCCTTGCTCAGTATAGTACAGCATCTGCTCTATCAGGGAAAAACGTACTACATTCCTTAAGAAATATGGTTCCAGCATATTTCACTGCACTTGGTACACAGTCATCTGCTACAACGATACCAGTGACGCTTAAACAAACCAAAAGCAATCAAGTGAGAGAAAAAATAGCTGATTTCGTAGTACCTTTATGCGCCAACATTCATCTGTCCGGTAGTACGATTACACTTGTCAGTTGTTCTATGGCCGTAATGATGCTAAATGGAATGCAGCCTACCTTTACTAGCATTTTTCCATTTATTTTAGCTCTAGGCTTAACGATGATTGCTGCACCTGGTGTACCTGGAGGAGCTGTAATGGCTGTTCTAGGGCTGCTTCAATCTATGTTAGGTTTTAGCGAAACTATGACTTCACTAATGATTGCCCTTTACCTAGCTCAAGATAGCTTTGGCACGGCAACTAACGTAACAGGAGACGGAGCGCTATCCATTATTATTGATAAGTTAATGGGAAAGGATATAAATACTATAGAGGTTGAAGAACATAATAATAAGACTGCTTAAAAAAAACCGGAGAGAATTTAGACTAACCTAATAAAATGAGACACTAAAAAAACACCTTCGAAATGGTACACTTAATAAAAGTACTGATTCGGAGGTGTTTTTGTGTGGGCAAAAACTTTTATTCAGGAGAAATGAAGTGTGAAGTCGTTAAGATAAGATGAGTGGGGTCTTAAGTCTGAGGAATTTCAGTACGTGAAGTTTAAATCAATAGGCATGGATAAGGTCAGAGAGCATGTAGACGATTATATAAAATACTATAATAAAGAGCGAATTCAAGAAAAATTAGGCTACCACTCTCCAATTGAATTTGGAGAAATGGCAGCCTAAGAAGGCGTTTTATTCCTGTCTCAAATGAACAGGTCAGTCTAATTCTTCGGCTTTTTTTATAAAATTAATTCGTTGTTACCAAATGTTTTCTTAAAATGATAACTCTGTTCTTCTTCAAACAATTGATTATAATAAACAGCATGGGAATACCCGTCATAAATAGAAAATAAATAAATGGATGGGAAGAAGAGTAACCATTGGACATTAATCAACTCAGGTATCATTTCAAATTTACCTGTTAATGTATAAAGGAACATTAAAGGGAGTTTTGTGTAGTAACTAATAATAACGGTCCATCCTAATATTGTAATTCCACTAATCAATTTGTTATTACAAATATGAAAGAGACCTGGAAATATCGTGTTCCACACATAAGCCATTTTTGGATTACGTACGTTAAGCGTATTTATTCCCCATGTATCTATGAAGCCAAATGTAAGTTCTCTACTTGATTGTTTTTCTTCAATTAAACTGGATTTATTGGTATCGATGCAGATACGGTATGAATCCCATATCGCAAAAACGAAAAAAGAACAATATAAGGATAGCCAATTGTAATTGATTACCTCATGTACTTGTGAGAAATTACCGATCATGGAATAAAAAATGGCTTCATTCAAGTGAGATAAATTATTTAAGATAATCTCACCGCTAACTAATAATAGTCCTTTCAAATAATGTCCTAAATGAATATGTCCCATGCCTGGAAGAGCAGCTGACCACCAAGCTATGATGATCGGTCGACGTTTCTTAATGTAATTTACGTCAAAGGCACCAATCTTTACCTTGGCTCTCCTCGGTTTAAACATTTTAATGGTTTGGATATTTTTTGACAAAAAAATCACCTCTAACGAGTATTTTGTCCATAACTAGCCACACTATCTAATGGTGTTATTTGTAAAATGGGGTGTTATTATGCATGTTTTTGCTGCTTTTGAAAGTAATGAATATGTGGAAATGGCTATAGGAGAAATTGTGGAACATCAATTTCCCAAAGAAAATATTGTGTTTGTTGAGATGAACAATGAGGAAACTGAGCGTACATTAGTAGATTCGATTAATTATTCAGATGGGATGAGCTTCTCTGATACAACAGCAACTTTAGCCACAATTGGTATGCTTTTAGGGGTCATTTATGGTTCGGTGATTTTTTTAGGTCCTGTTATTATTGGTTTAATTGGATTGGTTGCTGGAGGGTTAATAGGGTATTTTTTTGATAAAAGGAAAGAGAAGCAAAAACTAAAAAGAAGAAAACAAGAAATGAATATTAGAATCTTATTTATCATTCAATGTAAAACATACGCAGAAGTTCAACTTATTCAAGAAATTTGTAGAAAGTATTTTGTTTCCTATTTAGGAGTACACAATAAAGGAAAACAATCTAATAAGGGTGATTAAGAGAGAATGTTACGCCAAGTAGCGTTCTCTTTACTTTGATAACTTTCTGTTATCCGTTATACTTTTTTTAACATTGATATTAATCCTCAAAAGAGTTACAAGGCTAGGGAGGTATAACGAACGAAGCCCTTTATACATAATCATCAGTTTAATTATATCCAACAACAAAACGGGTTGAGGTTGTCTTTAATTTAGTGATGTTGCCACGTCCAGCTCCGGCGCCCAGCGACTAGCAAACTTCCTGCACCTCCTTACGATAAGTCAACATCGAATCGCTATCGCTCTTCGTGTTCCTTTATCTCATACGGAGCCGTCCAGTTTGTACGTCGCTAACCGGGTGCTTGCGCTTTTGTCCGAATGTGTTGGGAGAGAGAACAAGAATCTGGAGGTGAAGATATGACGGAAAAACAGAAGATGTTAGCAGGAGAATTTTATGAGGCTAGTGATACAGAGCTTTCGCAGGATCGTTTACGTGCAAAGCAAATATGCCATCAATTTAATCAGACGAATCCGAGTCAAATTCAACATCAGCAATCTATACTGAAGGAGTTATTTAATCAGGAAACAAATGCCCATATTGAACCACATTTTTATTGTGATTATGGATACAATATCCAATTAGGAGACGGCTTTTATGCTAACCATAATTGTGTGATTTTAGATTGCAATATTGTAACTATCGGTGATTTTGTTCAATTTGGACCGAATGTACAGGTGTACACAGCTACACATCCAATTGATTCCAAACAAAGATTCGAAGGTAAAGAAATGGCTTACCCTATACATATTGGGGATTATACTTGGATTGGTGGAAGCACTGTTATTATGCCTGGAGTGAAGATTGGCAGTAATACGGTGATTGGTGCAGGCAGTGTGGTGACGAAATCAATTCCAGATAATGTAGTGGCCGCAGGTAATCCTTGTAAAGTAATTAAGCATATCTAAAAGTTATGTATTATTGGAAAAGGGTGGTGCCCATAGAGGACACCACCCTTTGTAATTTATATATTCACATTTTCATTACTTCAAACCTTGTGCCGCGGTATGATCACTGTGCTATACTTTGAAAACCTTAAATAATGAAAGCCCTACCTCTCTCTCATCCTTGCGGCTCCTTGACCGCGCCAGTGAAAATAAGGTGCTGTGCGTTCAATGTTTTCACAGTTGCCAGTTGATTTTACCGTAACGTTAATGGAACTATCTTTTATAGTACAGATTCATCTGTTCTGCAGTACATTTATATAATATATCACTTATTTTGATGTATGTAAAGAGTTAGTTTGATGTTTTATTTGTCTATGTGGAGTTCAATAAAGAGAAGTAAGGTTATTCCATATAAGAGGCATGATCTGGAAGACTTGAGGTCGAGGTAGTTTGGGTGAGTGGGGTGTTTCCGTTGTGTTAAGGGAGAAAAGATAGGCCTGGAAATTAGCTCACTTTCCTGTGTTCTTTACACATCTGTTTTTCAACGGGTCGCATTTATCATGCAATACATGGACTTGTCATGTCGCTGTGATAAAAACATGGGCGCGACTTTTCCTGCTTTCGGAGCGACCGCTGTTTTTTGGGGGGTCTGGAGGGGCGGTTGTGCGAGCAAATTTTCAAGTTTCGGAGCAACCGGGTATGCGGACAGAAATGCGGTGCGCCAGAGCCCCTTTGCGAGCGAGTTTTCGAAAATTGGAGCGACTTTCTGAATATAGGAGCGATCGTCCCAATTTCCCGGCCCATGTTTCCGTACCTCCCAACATCGCGGGTGGTGGCCTGGGAACAAGGAGACTCCCGCCGGAGAAAGAGGTAGGCAAGATCCCCTGAGGGCGTTTTCCTCCGAAGGTAGCTTGCCAGCTCGCGGCAGGACGCGAGTTGTTCCCAGGCCAACTTTAGTCTAACTAAGGCAACGGAAATATTCCTCTTATAACCAATAAAAGCCCCATTAACTCGAATCCAAGTCTTCAAGATAATGGGGCTTATTTGGATAAGATGATCAACATGAATAGTTTGTACATGATCGTAAAGAGCTTTATATAAATACAAAAAACCTATTATAGTAAAACTTTTGTACTAAAATTAATTTTTTGGAAAATAGGAAGATTTTTCAAAAATATTTCAGGGTAAAATTTAAACAAATAGAATAAAATAAAGCCAAAAGGAGGGTGATGATTACTAATGAAGAAATGGAACAAAGTAAATGAACGTTTTGAAGTAGAAGAACAAGAATTTGCTGAAAATATGTACTATAAAGACCATTATAAAGACGATCGTAAAATGACAGATTTAGAATTACTATCCATATACTATAGCAACAACAATACCATCCCCATTGATGTGAGCAAATTTAATAGTAAAAGATAAGAACTCTGCAGTTTGCAGAGTTCTTTTTTAGTAGTAATGATAAAATTTATATACAAATAAAATGCTACCGTTTGATTATTTTTTGCTTGAAACGTGTGAAAGGACATTTTGATGGAATGGTATCATCATCTCTTAAGTAATACTGTTTCCACTCATAGTTATCTTCTTGACCATACCATTTCAATGATGGGTGAGCTGGTATGTTGTCATAGTTGGTTAACCTATCTCGTATTACTTGTTTAATCTTTCTACCAAAAGTTGTTGAATCATTAATTTCATTAAATACCCATCTTGGTTGTAGGGCAATCAAAAAATGAGAAGAGTGTCGGCTTTTTCTCATTTGATGAGCAGGTGTAGCACAAAAAGCGAAATAAGGTTGCTCATGAAAGCAAAACTCCCATTCATGATCATTGGGGTCTTTGGGTATGGAATCCGGCCATTCTTTTTCGTCAAACTTACTTACACCGTTTATAACAGACCAGAATAACTCTTCATAGTTTTCAACATTATAATGTTGTTTCATCTCTTCTGGGGTATAGAACATCAAAGCTAAAGATGCATATTTTCCAGTATCTCGAGAACATAAGGTGTATTCCTTTAATACCTTAGCAAATTGCTCGTGAGTTTCTTTATTTCTAGGGTCACCTAAAAATCCATAACGTAATGAATCTTCCAAAAATCCTTGGCGTCCAGGTACACATGGATACGTATGATCTTCCATCATGTTAGCAAAATCCTCGTATGCTTGTTGCTGCCATGATTCAAGAGATAGAAGGTTTTCCTCAATCCAACTTCTAGTGTACAGTTCAGTCATCCCTAATTCCTCCTTACATTATATAACATAATCAATGGAGAAAAATAGGTGACTGTCCATGTAGTTTAGATTATAATCTTAAAAGCTTGAATTCCAAAATAAATCCCAAATCCAATTAATACAAGTCCAGCTATTACTGAAATGTATGTAAGTATTTTAGGTTTGCGTAATTTCTGAAGGGAACTTGCTACTAATGCCATGAAGACATCCCAGCAAAGAATTCCTAAAAATATACCAGAACTATAAAAGAAAAGTTGAGATTGTCCATATTGATCCATGGTTTTAGCAAGAATGGAACCATAAATTCCTAACCAAAACAAAATATTCAACGGATTGGAAAGAGCCATGAAGAAGCCAGTAAAAAAAGATCTACTAGATCTTTGCGAATCTTCATTAGAAGAAGTGTCATTAGAGGACTTGATACTTTCAATACCGGTGTACACTAAAACAAAAGCCCCAAAAAACCATATAAATGTTTTTACTATAGGAATCATTATAACTTGCGCTAAACCAAAATAAATCAGCAACATAAAACCCATATCAGCAACCATAGCACCTATTCCTACCAACCAAGCACTTAGAAACCCATACTTTATTCCTTTATCAAGTTGTGCAGCGTTAATAGGACCTATGGGTGCTGAAAGGGATAGACCAAGAAAAATGTAACTAAAGAATATACTCATCCACCTTAACCCCCTTGAAAATACTCCTCTTCCAATTTTATGCAACATAATTAGCTTGTACTACAAATATGAAACCTGTTAAAACCTATTCTCGTCAAAAGGTTATAATCTCCGTTCTAAAGGTAATGTCATGCATCTAATGCCTCCGCCGCCTTTTTCTAATTCTGTAACATCTATGGATAGATATTTTTTCTTTTTCAAAACAGGATGGTCTCTGAATATTTCTAAGTTAGCCTGTTTACTAATTAGTATTGTTTCAGGATTGATATTTAAGAAGTTAATGTCGGGTATGGTTTTGTATGATTCAATCCAATATACATCAAACCCATGTCGACTCATAAATTCCTGCATCATACTATAGTGAACTGTAGACTGGGTAAGAACTTGAATAGGGAAGTAGCGTAGAAAGCTTTTGGAAATCACTACATTTGAGCCGACAACGTTACAATTCATATCTAAATGAAGCGTACTTGCACTTCTCGGTAAATCGATGATTCCAATTTCAGAGAAACCTGCTTCAAATAAGCTATTTTTTACTCTTTCAACACTAGAGATACTGGTACGCATTCCTACATTAATGAAGATTGCATCTTTGTTTAGAACTAATACATCACCGAATTCAAGTGAGCTAACATCGTTGTTTTCATGTATTTGGAAATGATG is a genomic window of Pontibacillus yanchengensis containing:
- a CDS encoding YqcI/YcgG family protein; the encoded protein is MTELYTRSWIEENLLSLESWQQQAYEDFANMMEDHTYPCVPGRQGFLEDSLRYGFLGDPRNKETHEQFAKVLKEYTLCSRDTGKYASLALMFYTPEEMKQHYNVENYEELFWSVINGVSKFDEKEWPDSIPKDPNDHEWEFCFHEQPYFAFCATPAHQMRKSRHSSHFLIALQPRWVFNEINDSTTFGRKIKQVIRDRLTNYDNIPAHPSLKWYGQEDNYEWKQYYLRDDDTIPSKCPFTRFKQKIIKR
- the ddlA gene encoding D-alanine--D-alanine ligase; the protein is MTKKKVGILFGGKSSEHEVSLQSAKNIVDAIDKEKYEVVLIGIDKDGGWHVNDQSQYLLHAEDPKLITLNKTNEGVAVVPGSTSNQMLNLSTTTSLGQLDAVFPILHGTLGEDGSIQGMLRLANIPYVGTNVLGSAMCMDKDITKRLLRDAGIGVAKWYSYKKHQKDRIQFNEMKDNLGMPFFVKPANQGSSVGVSKVRSEAEFTKAIEEAFLYDYKVIIEEGVVGREIECSVLGNEEPKASVPGEILSSTDFYSYETKYIDESGAKLEIPASLDQQTEDRVRQTAIEAFRVLECEGLSRVDVFLKENGEIIVNEINTLPGFTKISMYPKLWEASGISYPALIDELIELAIQRYERDASLKNTRED
- a CDS encoding arginine deiminase family protein; protein product: MNQISPNCFSEHEQLKSVVLCPPSSLDVPDQKTATMVQWNGPVNQEIAHENHENLTGALSQEGVHVIQYEDELSSEGYRLSDQLINRMFVRDLACVFGNTILPGEAGTSMRKPEYIHLHSLMNKWFPHHFQIHENNDVSSLEFGDVLVLNKDAIFINVGMRTSISSVERVKNSLFEAGFSEIGIIDLPRSASTLHLDMNCNVVGSNVVISKSFLRYFPIQVLTQSTVHYSMMQEFMSRHGFDVYWIESYKTIPDINFLNINPETILISKQANLEIFRDHPVLKKKKYLSIDVTELEKGGGGIRCMTLPLERRL
- a CDS encoding response regulator transcription factor, coding for MINVLFADDHEMVRIGVSAYLSSQKDIDVIAEADDGQQAVNLALQHRPDIILMDLVMKEMDGIEATKRIIEQWPTAKIIIVTSFLDDEKVYPALEAGATSYMLKTSKANEIADAIRSTYEGQSILEPEVTGKIMNKMRQKPVQYPHEYLTEREKEILMLMAEGKVNQEIADELYIALKTVKVHVSNILGKLEVQDRTQAVIYAFKHDLVK
- a CDS encoding dicarboxylate/amino acid:cation symporter → MKIGLLPRLIIAIIIGIGAGLLLPQWWIQLLATFNGLFGGFLNFIIPLIILGFIAPGIGELGKGAGKLVALTTTVAYTSTVVAGLLAFFSGRLLFPTLLSSGSTSGNFENPEEFLQSPLFEVNLEPVMSVMTALILAFVLGLGLASINGTSLQKGLVDFRSIIEKVIHYVIIPLLPVHILGIFANMTYGGQVAMIMSTFIKVFAVIIVLHVVMLLAQYSTASALSGKNVLHSLRNMVPAYFTALGTQSSATTIPVTLKQTKSNQVREKIADFVVPLCANIHLSGSTITLVSCSMAVMMLNGMQPTFTSIFPFILALGLTMIAAPGVPGGAVMAVLGLLQSMLGFSETMTSLMIALYLAQDSFGTATNVTGDGALSIIIDKLMGKDINTIEVEEHNNKTA
- a CDS encoding SoxR reducing system RseC family protein — encoded protein: MHVFAAFESNEYVEMAIGEIVEHQFPKENIVFVEMNNEETERTLVDSINYSDGMSFSDTTATLATIGMLLGVIYGSVIFLGPVIIGLIGLVAGGLIGYFFDKRKEKQKLKRRKQEMNIRILFIIQCKTYAEVQLIQEICRKYFVSYLGVHNKGKQSNKGD
- a CDS encoding sugar O-acetyltransferase is translated as MTEKQKMLAGEFYEASDTELSQDRLRAKQICHQFNQTNPSQIQHQQSILKELFNQETNAHIEPHFYCDYGYNIQLGDGFYANHNCVILDCNIVTIGDFVQFGPNVQVYTATHPIDSKQRFEGKEMAYPIHIGDYTWIGGSTVIMPGVKIGSNTVIGAGSVVTKSIPDNVVAAGNPCKVIKHI
- a CDS encoding LysE family translocator, whose product is MSIFFSYIFLGLSLSAPIGPINAAQLDKGIKYGFLSAWLVGIGAMVADMGFMLLIYFGLAQVIMIPIVKTFIWFFGAFVLVYTGIESIKSSNDTSSNEDSQRSSRSFFTGFFMALSNPLNILFWLGIYGSILAKTMDQYGQSQLFFYSSGIFLGILCWDVFMALVASSLQKLRKPKILTYISVIAGLVLIGFGIYFGIQAFKIII